The sequence below is a genomic window from Montipora capricornis isolate CH-2021 chromosome 14, ASM3666992v2, whole genome shotgun sequence.
TTAATGAGCAGGTCATGTCTAACCTTGTCAAAGGCTTTGGACATGTCTAAGTACACACAATCGACTTGACCGGCACTATCAAGAATGGCTCCAATATAGTGTAGGGTCTCAAGTAGGATAGTGAGGCGTGATCGCCCACACCGAAACCCCTTGCTGACAATCCACAGTCAGTTCTTCTAATCGCTCCTTGATACGGTTTAAGACCCAGCGTTCGAGGACTTTTGAAACAATACAAAGGAAGGAGATTGGCCTGTAGTTTGGTACGTGGTCTTTTTCGTCCTTTTTGTGGACGGGCACTACATTGGCCAATTTCAACTCCCTAGGTATGTAACTCTCCTCCAGGGACCTGTTGAACAACGTACACAATGATGGAGCGATAGTAGCGGCGGTTTCCTTCAGGATTCTCGCAGGAATCTGGTCCGGACCGGCGGCTTTGTTGGGATCTAGCGACTCGAGAACAGCCTCAACCTCGCTAACATGCGACACGATGTCGTTAATGACAGGTTGTATAGTTGGCCGTTGTTCGAGGCCACTCTCTTCCCTTTCCCGATTGGCAGGTGGAGAACATCGAAGTGAAATAGTTATTGAACATGTCTGCGATCTGGTTTGGGGTGTCAGCGGTTGTTTGCGAGTTATCGGTTGCCACGGAGACACTCTCTGGTATGTTTCGCGATTTGGTGCTAGTTTTTAGCACTGACCAGAGACGCTTGGGGTTACTCTTAAAATCGATGTTAGCAGTGTCGAAGAACTCGTCTCTGCTTTATCttaagagagtgtagtgtaacgtgaagtgctagatttctatcccatatgaaccagaTTAGCGTTAAGCCCTACtcatggaactgggcccacacaaggacagagaaaaactctgaccagggtggaaattgaaacAATACAAAGGAGGCAGATTGCCTTTATCTTATCGCACGCTTTATTTGTGAACGCGGAGtctgaaattttattttaagtgaCTCCGACGGGTGCGATTTCAGTTGCCTGTGGAAAGTTTCCTTCTTCTTAATGAGGTTCATTATGGCGCCTGTGAATCAGGGCACAGGATTCCTCCCCCTTAAACACTTGGTTGGTTGGGAAGTTtctataatcacctgtgtaattATACTTATACAGCAATATTCTCCTCGCAACACACCCACTGATGCAACACATTTCATGCACtgacaaacaaaaacacaacaGTTACTTTACTTCAACAGCGTTGTCTTTATTTTGCCAAGAATTTTGTTACATTTTAAATACTACTCATTGAACAGTTgctcaaattgaaaacatgagaATTGCGTTCTGAAACTCTTACTCAGGTTTTCTTTCTCATAACAACCTGACCTTACACTTTTTGGCCATGCTCAAATCTGTCAACAAGCCCTCTGTGAAAATGAATAATTGCTGACACTAGTCTGGACGGTTACCTGTGTTCCTTTTGGCCGAGTAGAACTGCGCACGCATATATAGCGCTTTCCATACTCGATTTTTCCTGGGTAGCGATATTTCCTTTTCTGAATACGTAGTCAATCGGCTACGGACCTATCACCATGCGTAAAGAGTGATCGTGATCTTCCACATGCTTTAGGGTCTCCGTATTCTTTGTTGGATTTGTCACATGCTTAGGATTTTCATATGATTTCGAGAAGAATATAAAGGTAAGTTTATATGAGTATACAATGTCAAACGCTACGTTGATCGTTAATGGAAGTATTCATCAAGGTGAGCGCCGATATGTGAACTGCTTCAGATTAAGTAGCTGAGGTCTGGATTGGAAGTGCGGACGGGTGGGTCGTGTCTGTTCTTTAAGAAGGAACTTTCGTTCTTGCCTGAAATGCTGAATCTGGTGAGCACGAAGAATTATCAATTCTGCTTCGGATATTTCTGCAACTGCGGAAACTGGAATTTCCAAATCAATGACTGACGGACAGTGGCGTGGCCTACGTGACCTACCAGAGGCTTGCTTCAGGTTGGAAATGAATCTCAAGACATAGGCAATTGTGCGAAGGACGCGTTCATAGGACTGGAAGCGCGAGATGTCAATCAAGTCTTGGAGACTGCCCGAGTGAGACTGCGTACCCTGAACATGGCTGTCCACAGCTGTGGTTGAGACGACACTGTCATCTGCAAGGCTTGTGGGATTCCACCTACGCCACCGTGAATGGTCTGTTAACCATGGAGGACCTCTTTCCCATAGTGCTGATTGAAGGAGCTCATCTGAACTGCATCCACGAGAGAGTATGTCTGCAGGATTGTTGGCTGAGCTGACATGGGACCAGCTGGACAGGTTAGTAGGTCAGTAAGCCTCAAGATCTCTGTCGTCCGATTGCGAATGAAGACTGGGAGTTACTTGGCACTGAACAGCGAGTGAAGACAAATAGTGGAGTCAGTCCAGTAGTACGATGAGATGGAGGGGAAATCCTTGCTGAAAATTTATCTTATGGCTGCACCAAGGCGAGCACCCATTACCATGGCAATTAATTCCCACTGGCCATGGGGAACTGTTCGTGCATGTTTAGATGAGGAAAGTTTGACCTTGGAGCCAATGAATCTGACCTTCTCATTCTGAACAAAGAAGACACAGAAACCGGCGGCAGTGATGGGGCATGCATTACAAAATACATGCATTTCTACTGGTAACGTTTTGTCAAAGTCCAAATAACGTGAGGTGACAAATGCTGAAGCTGCTTCAATTTCTGTGGCGATTTGGTTGTACTGTTGCTGGAGTTCATCAGGGAGAACTTCATCCCAATCAAATCCCTTATCCCACAGAGATGAAATGAATTTCTTGGCTGGAACAAGGACAGGGGAAATGAGGCCAATAggatcaaatgttgatgaagcAGAACTGAGGACTTGTCGTTTGGTGAACTTCACGTCAGGAGGAATTACAATGGCTTTCCGCGGAAATCGTAGCGTGTCATCCATCTTCAAACCACAGAAAGCGGACATAGTTACGATCCTCTTCATTAATCTTAATTCTCATGAAGGCTTTCTCTATGTCCGCTACAAAAGCATACTTGTTAGCTCTAAAGTGGTGAATGATAGTGTTCAGTGAAATGAGGAGGCAGAGACCGGCGTATAAACAAGCGTTCAGAGAGATATGGCCTGCATTGGCTGCAAATACAACTCGAATGGATGTTGTTTCGCTCTCTGGACGTAAAACGAAGAAGTGACTGAGACAATGAGCGTCATTCTTTCTCAAGGGATCTTCATTGGCAGGAACAGTTTCCACATAACCTTTGCATAAGGCTTCCAAAGATCCAGTTTAAGAAGCCTCTTCTTAACTTCTTGCGGACGGCTGTGGGCAAGGTTGATGTTCGAAGGTAGAGGAGGATGATTGTCCAGCCATGGCAGAGGAACAAAGTAGGTTCCATCACGGTATGTGATTTGGGATTGgaatagcctgcgagcaagctctccgtTGGGGTCTCGCGCGAGATTCTCGGGCGCAAGCGGTGAAGCGAGCCGCGAGAGGTTTGGGGCGGGGGCTCTCCTTCTCTCATCCCCTGCCCCAAACCTCTTGCGGCTCGCTTCACCGCTTGCACCCGAGAATCTCACGCGAGACCCCAACAtggagcttgctcgcaggctaaaaaACGTATTGTGAGGAATTCAAGAGATCATGCTTTTCTATATAGCTAGTTAATCTTTTGTAAATGATTTTCTCAAATACTCtatcaaaatttgaaagtaaagGGATGGGTCTATTGTTGTTTGCGTCTGTATCATCATCACCCTTGAACACAGGTGTAATTTTAgccattttgagctttgatgaATAAGTCCCTAATCTGATAGATGTATTAAGTATATCTGTAAGAACAGGCGCTATGACGGCACTTGGTAGGTGAGATTGAACAAGCGAAATTGGAGAGTGGCGTTCAAGTTGACGAGCTAGCTGAATGGAGCGCTGGAGTTGAGGTAAAACAAGCAGCGGCTGACGAGGAAATCACGTATTTGTCGGAAACACTCGTTCAAATCAATTATAAAACAAGTCTGCAAGCGAAAAAATGCGAAGAGGAGCTGGCCGAGAGAGATCGAGACAAACAACTGCAGTTTGAACGTGCACAACTAGAACAAAAACTGGAATTCGCGAAGAAGATGGAAGAAGCGAGGAAAAGTCAAGTGGGTCAAGTTACGGCCTCGCCTGCTCTAGTGAAAAGTGCTAAATTGCTAAAGCTGGTCATCACTAAGTTTAGCGGAGAGTTAACGGACTGGCCACGCTTTTGGAACCAGTTCGAGGCTGAAATCGATCGTTCTGAAGTGGCTGCCGTGACAAAGTTCTCGTATCTCAAGGAGCTTGTTGATCCCAAGGTTAAA
It includes:
- the LOC138032050 gene encoding uncharacterized protein; the encoded protein is MSAFCGLKMDDTLRFPRKAIVIPPDVKFTKRQVLSSASSTFDPIGLISPVLVPAKKFISSLWDKGFDWDEVLPDELQQQYNQIATEIEAASAFVTSRYLDFDKTLPVEMHVFCNACPITAAGFCVFFVQNEKVRFIGSKVKLSSSKHARTVPHGQWELIAMVMGARLGAAIR